One Xyrauchen texanus isolate HMW12.3.18 chromosome 44, RBS_HiC_50CHRs, whole genome shotgun sequence DNA segment encodes these proteins:
- the LOC127636291 gene encoding transcription cofactor vestigial-like protein 3 encodes MMEDRQLERSEAKDFKDRPQLFTYYQGDINTAVDEHFFRALNRSTIPKDLSTKAKDSNRTSDVSPSSSSSWASGLAWSKSSHYSNPSKLTQLTSIDNSPPSQGVIMNPPGISSASSLWPCTSRQGTAFELPLSLYQQPAAAESRASSYMNLLQIERQTGGIMISPFSKSDARPEWNAGAAFKDTSGSRIGLDSGVPVAEISKDLYWY; translated from the exons ATGATGGAGGATAGACAGTTGGAGAGATCAGAGGCGAAGGATTTTAAAGATCGCCCTCAATTGTTTACCTACTATCAAGGCGACATCAACACAGCTGTGGATGAGCACTTCTTCCGTGCCCTGAACAGGTCAACCATACCAAAAGACCTCAGCACTAAAGCCAAGGACAGCAACAGGACTTCTG ATGTCTccccatcatcttcatcatcatggGCTTCGGGTCTAGCATGGTCTAAGTCCTCACATTATTCCAACCCCTCAAAGCTGACCCAACTGACATCCATAGACAATTCTCCTCCATCCCAGGGAGTGATCATGAATCCCCCAGGAATATCTTCAGCATCATCACTCTGGCCCTGTACCTCCAGACAAGGCACAGCCTTTGAACTTCCTCTGTCACTCTACCAACAACCTGCCGCTGCTGAGAGCAGAGCCAGCTCTTACATGAATCTGTTACAAATAGAGCGGCAAACAGGGGGCATCATGATCTCACCATTTTCAAAATCAGATGCCAGGCCCGAGTGGAATGCTGGGGCAGCCTTTAAAGACACATCTGGAAGCAGGATCGGCCTAGATTCAG GTGTGCCAGTTGCAGAAATTAGTAAGGATTTGTACTGGTATTGA
- the LOC127636952 gene encoding HIV Tat-specific factor 1 homolog encodes MSGNSEGNKEFHEQLRLQQLYGQREGSGDDPYMYVDPEDGTVYDWDHEKRAWFPKINDDFIAAYQANYGFNEEGAPDPAAAASPAESLPAQPEAAKKPGEPKQTEKPKKPEECSDQDKAEEGTQKGEKRKADPGWFEVEKDKNTNVYVTGLPPDITPDEFVDVMSKCGIIMRDPVTEEYKIKLYKDKDGNQKGDGLCCYLKKESVALAERLLDENEIRGYRLHVEAARFELKGSYDASKKKKKSKEYRKKLQQQQKQLDWRPEKAGEVRKRHQKVVIIQNMFHPSDFEEDPLVLNEYRDDLRTECEKFGQVKKVIIFDRHPDGVASVAFKEPEEADMCQAALNGRWFGGKQLSAQLWDGVTDYQVEETSREREERLKGWSSFLSNESASGKAEAETQSEKQNSTKKDEAAEQSQQEEHRGESTAERQMEADKKDEEEGGMASTDSSLAGSDDEDA; translated from the exons ATGAGCGGGAACTCAGAGGGTAATAAAGAGTTCCATGAACAGCTTCGTTTGCAGCAGCTGTATGGCCAGAGGGAAGGGAGTGGAGATGATCCATACATGTATGTCGATCCAGAGGATGGCACTGTGTATGACTGGGACCATGAAAAGAGGGCATGGTTTCCAAAG ATAAATGATGATTTCATCGCAGCATATCAAGCAAACTATGGCTTCAATGAGGAGGGAGCCCCTGATCCAGCTGCTGCAGCTTCTCCTGCCGAATCTCTCCCTGCACAGCCAGAGGCAGCCAAGAAGCCAGGGGaacccaaacaaacagagaaaccCAAGAAACCGGAGGAGTGCTCTGACCAAGACAAAGCTGAAGAGGGCACGCAGAAAGGAGAGAAGAGGAAAGCAGATCCAG GCTGGTTTGAAGTTGAAAAGgataaaaacacaaatgtttaTGTGACAG GTCTTCCTCCAGACATAACTCCTGATGAGTTTGTAGATGTTATGTCCAAATGTGGAATTATTATGCGTGATCCTGTCACAGAGGAATATAAAATTAAACTCTACAAGGACAAGGATGGGAATCAAAAAGGAGATGGACTTTGCTGCTACCTAAAG AAAGAGTCTGTAGCCCTCGCTGAACGCCTCTTGGATGAGAATGAGATTCGGGGCTACCGGCTGCATGTGGAGGCAGCGCGATTTGAACTCAAAGGTTCATACGATGCcagcaagaagaagaaaaagagcaaagaGTATCGCAAGAAGCTCCAGCAACAACAAAA ACAGCTGGACTGGAGGCCAGAGAAGGCTGGGGAGGTTCGCAAAAGGCATCAAAAAGTTGTCATCATCCAAAACATGTTTCATCCCAGCGACTTTGAG GAGGATCCACTGGTGCTGAATGAGTACAGAGATGACCTGCGGACAGAATGTGAGAAATTCGGGCAGGTGAAGAAGGTCATCATCTTTGAT AGGCACCCGGATGGAGTGGCATCTGTAGCTTTTAAGGAACCTGAAGAAGCAGATATGTGTCAGGCAGCTCTGAATGGACGCTGGTTTGGAGggaagcaactatcagcacaacTGTGGGACGGTGTAACTGACTACCag GTTGAAGAAACATCACGAGAACGAGAAGAAAGACTGAAGGGCTGGTCCTCTTTCCTGAGTAATGAGAGTGCATCTGGTAAAGCTGAAGCAGAAACTcagagtgaaaaacaaaactctaCCAAAAAAGACGAAGCAGCTGAACAGTCCCAACAGGAGGAGCACAGAGGAGAAAGCACAGCAGAACGACAGATGGAGGCCGACAAAAAGGATGAGGAGGAAGGAGGAATGGCATCAACCGACAGTAGTTTAGCTGGAAGTGATGATGAGGATGCATAG